One segment of Tamlana crocina DNA contains the following:
- the yajC gene encoding preprotein translocase subunit YajC encodes MGEGLGGFLPIILMFVVVYFFMIAPQIKRAKKEKKFAAELKRGDKVVTKSGLHGKVADLNEKDNTCVIETLAGKLKFDKSAISMEMSSKLNAPAKPAK; translated from the coding sequence ATGGGAGAAGGATTAGGTGGTTTTTTACCAATAATTTTAATGTTTGTGGTAGTGTATTTTTTCATGATTGCACCACAAATCAAACGAGCCAAGAAAGAGAAGAAATTTGCGGCCGAATTAAAACGCGGCGATAAAGTCGTTACCAAAAGTGGTTTGCACGGTAAAGTGGCAGACCTTAATGAAAAGGACAACACTTGCGTTATTGAAACATTGGCAGGAAAGTTGAAGTTTGATAAGTCGGCCATTTCAATGGAAATGAGCTCCAAGCTCAACGCGCCAGCAAAACCAGCAAAATAA